The following proteins come from a genomic window of Pirellula staleyi DSM 6068:
- the rlmN gene encoding 23S rRNA (adenine(2503)-C(2))-methyltransferase RlmN yields MKHLAEPSVWNELKTWLTERGYPAYRATQVRKWVFELGASSFDEMTDLPKKLRDELAPEFTLWTGKVVTKSESPDGTEKLLVEYPGGGRIECVLLRDGDRRSICVSSQVGCAMGCVFCASGLDGVDRNLTAGEIVEQMLLLQRLLPEKERLSHIVMMGMGEPLANIDHVLEALGEATREDGLGISPRRITISTVGLPAALDKLCNLEAKYHLAVSLHAPNNELRTRLVPINKAIGIEKVIESADRYFETSGRRLTFEYVLLAGVNDHPDHAQELAELLAGRTAMLNVIPYNPVAGLPYKTPSGNAIHRFRNILVDAGINVKFRQRKGSEINAACGQLRRSTPTLLGIESPAPPSQEPI; encoded by the coding sequence ATGAAACATCTTGCTGAACCGAGTGTCTGGAACGAACTGAAAACCTGGCTGACCGAGCGCGGCTATCCCGCCTATCGGGCCACGCAGGTGCGCAAATGGGTCTTCGAACTCGGCGCAAGCTCGTTTGACGAGATGACCGACCTGCCGAAGAAACTGCGTGACGAACTCGCGCCCGAGTTCACCCTCTGGACCGGCAAAGTGGTGACCAAAAGCGAGTCCCCCGATGGTACCGAGAAGCTGCTGGTCGAATATCCCGGCGGCGGACGGATCGAATGCGTGCTGCTGCGCGACGGCGATCGGCGAAGCATTTGCGTCAGCTCGCAGGTGGGCTGCGCGATGGGCTGCGTGTTTTGCGCAAGCGGGCTCGACGGCGTCGATCGCAACCTCACCGCAGGCGAAATTGTCGAGCAGATGCTGCTGCTCCAGCGCCTACTCCCCGAAAAAGAGCGCCTCAGCCACATCGTAATGATGGGGATGGGGGAGCCGCTCGCCAACATCGATCACGTGCTGGAAGCTCTTGGCGAAGCAACGCGCGAAGATGGCCTAGGAATCAGCCCCCGGCGCATCACCATCAGCACCGTCGGACTACCAGCAGCCCTCGACAAGCTTTGCAACCTCGAAGCCAAATATCACCTTGCTGTTTCACTCCATGCACCGAACAACGAATTGCGTACAAGATTAGTACCCATCAATAAAGCGATTGGTATTGAGAAAGTGATCGAGTCAGCTGATCGCTATTTTGAGACATCAGGACGCCGCCTGACGTTTGAATACGTCTTGCTGGCTGGCGTGAACGATCATCCCGATCACGCCCAAGAACTGGCTGAATTATTAGCTGGCCGCACCGCGATGCTGAATGTGATTCCCTATAACCCTGTCGCTGGCCTGCCTTATAAGACACCTAGCGGCAATGCCATTCACCGCTTTCGCAATATCTTGGTCGACGCCGGCATCAACGTGAAATTCCGCCAGCGCAAAGGAAGCGAAATCAACGCCGCCTGCGGCCAACTCCGTCGTAGCACCCCTACGCTGCTTGGCATCGAATCGCCAGCTCCCCCTTCGCAAGAGCCCATCTGA
- a CDS encoding (2Fe-2S)-binding protein, whose amino-acid sequence MELDDELCLCFHVTRRKVQNFIRIEKPRRPAQLSECFGAGTGCGWCRPFLERMFEQAVIGGETKVDFPTTDEYAQMRGKYVRAGGGKPPPGATPVADLPEDEVD is encoded by the coding sequence ATGGAACTCGATGACGAACTGTGCCTCTGCTTTCATGTGACGCGGCGGAAGGTGCAGAATTTTATTCGGATCGAAAAGCCGCGCAGGCCAGCACAGCTGAGCGAATGTTTTGGGGCGGGAACCGGTTGTGGCTGGTGTCGACCGTTTCTCGAGCGGATGTTCGAGCAGGCAGTGATTGGTGGCGAGACGAAGGTCGATTTCCCGACGACCGATGAGTATGCCCAGATGCGTGGCAAGTATGTGCGAGCGGGTGGTGGCAAACCGCCGCCAGGAGCGACGCCGGTGGCTGACCTGCCGGAAGATGAAGTCGATTAG
- the lepA gene encoding translation elongation factor 4 — protein sequence MAKVAAPKQIRNFCIVAHIDHGKSTLADRLLEFTGTVAKREMQAQLLDDMQLERDRGITIKARAVRMAYVRDGVEFEMNLIDTPGHVDFHYEVSRSLACCEGAILVVDAAQGVEAQTLANAFAAMNAGLTIVPIINKIDLVNARVDEVLVEMEQTLGIDPSTVLKVSAKTGIGIQELCDALIDRIPPPVSELEAPLQAMVFDSHYDDYRGAITYVRVMAGKVKKGEKIRFLYTNSTHEVVEMGQFVPHKRACDALEAGQVGYLICNIKSLDLVHIGDTVTLPGDRAAPALPGYKEPKRMVYCGLYPSDGQDFTELRDALEKLAINDPSFEFEPETSDALGFGFRCGFLGLLHMEIVQQRLETESDVDLVQTAPNVTYEVVMRGGEVRMIHKPQDVPDSGNIEEFRQPIVRVSLIQPTDFIGPVMKLCQDRRGIQVRTEYLSPTRTMLVYDIPLAEVIYDLHDKLKSATRGYGTMDYELKGYEPADLVRMDILVNAKRVDALSVICHRGDADRRGRGVCKRLKAEIERHMFEVAVQAAIGTRVIARETVPAMRKNVTAKCYGGDITRKRKLWAKQKEGKKRMKSIGSVDIPQKAFMAVLDTGEE from the coding sequence ATGGCTAAAGTTGCCGCCCCCAAACAGATCCGAAATTTTTGCATCGTCGCCCATATTGACCATGGCAAAAGCACGCTGGCCGATCGTCTGCTGGAGTTCACCGGCACCGTCGCCAAGCGCGAGATGCAAGCGCAACTTCTCGACGACATGCAGCTCGAGCGCGATCGTGGCATCACCATCAAAGCCCGCGCAGTACGCATGGCCTATGTGCGCGATGGTGTCGAGTTCGAGATGAATCTCATCGATACTCCCGGCCACGTCGACTTTCATTATGAAGTCTCCCGCTCGCTCGCATGCTGTGAAGGTGCGATCCTGGTGGTCGATGCTGCCCAAGGTGTCGAGGCGCAAACGCTCGCCAACGCTTTCGCGGCGATGAACGCGGGACTCACCATCGTTCCGATCATCAATAAAATCGACCTCGTGAATGCCCGCGTCGACGAAGTGCTCGTCGAAATGGAACAAACTCTAGGGATCGATCCCTCGACCGTTTTGAAGGTAAGCGCCAAGACCGGCATTGGCATCCAGGAACTGTGCGACGCCCTGATCGATCGCATTCCGCCTCCAGTGAGTGAACTCGAAGCGCCACTCCAAGCGATGGTGTTCGACTCGCATTACGACGACTACCGGGGCGCTATCACCTACGTTCGCGTTATGGCTGGCAAGGTGAAAAAGGGGGAGAAGATTCGCTTCCTCTACACCAACAGCACGCACGAAGTGGTGGAGATGGGACAGTTTGTTCCCCACAAGCGTGCTTGTGATGCGCTCGAAGCAGGGCAGGTGGGCTATTTGATCTGCAACATCAAATCGCTCGACCTGGTGCATATTGGCGACACGGTCACACTGCCAGGCGATCGCGCTGCCCCGGCGCTGCCGGGTTACAAAGAGCCAAAGCGCATGGTGTACTGCGGGCTCTATCCCTCGGATGGCCAGGACTTCACCGAACTGCGCGACGCGCTAGAAAAACTAGCGATCAACGATCCCAGTTTTGAGTTCGAACCCGAAACGAGCGACGCGCTGGGGTTTGGTTTTCGCTGCGGATTTCTAGGACTGTTGCACATGGAAATTGTGCAGCAGCGGCTCGAAACCGAGAGCGACGTCGACCTGGTGCAAACCGCTCCGAACGTCACCTACGAAGTGGTGATGCGCGGCGGCGAAGTCCGCATGATTCATAAGCCACAGGATGTTCCCGATTCAGGCAACATTGAAGAGTTCCGCCAGCCGATCGTGCGCGTCAGCTTGATTCAGCCGACCGACTTTATCGGTCCAGTGATGAAGCTCTGCCAAGATCGCCGCGGTATTCAGGTCCGTACCGAGTATCTCTCGCCGACGCGCACGATGCTGGTCTATGACATTCCACTCGCCGAAGTGATTTATGACCTGCACGACAAACTGAAAAGCGCCACTCGTGGTTACGGCACCATGGACTACGAGCTCAAGGGCTACGAGCCTGCCGACCTCGTTCGCATGGACATTTTGGTGAATGCCAAACGTGTCGATGCACTCAGCGTAATTTGTCACCGGGGAGATGCCGATCGCCGTGGTCGTGGTGTTTGCAAACGTCTGAAGGCCGAGATCGAGCGGCACATGTTCGAGGTGGCTGTGCAAGCCGCCATCGGCACGCGCGTGATTGCTCGCGAAACCGTTCCGGCGATGCGTAAGAACGTCACCGCCAAATGCTACGGCGGCGACATCACCCGCAAACGCAAACTGTGGGCCAAGCAGAAAGAGGGTAAGAAGCGGATGAAGTCGATCGGCTCGGTCGATATCCCGCAAAAAGCCTTCATGGCCGTGCTCGACACCGGCGAAGAATAA
- the aspS gene encoding aspartate--tRNA ligase gives MLRTHTCGELRSTHVGEVVSLCGWVDKSRDHGGTLFIDLRDRYGKTQVVFEPDAGAELYAEASKLRGEDVIKVTGKVIVRPEGTRNAKLSTGDVELQVTALELLNKCNNAPFSPSQQDLPGEDLRLKYRYLDLRRSEMQKTLVLRSSIIKAMRDYFEENQFIDVETPILGRSTPEGARDYLVPSRVHNGSFYALPQSPQLYKQILMVAGYDRYVQVARCFRDEDLRADRQPEFTQLDLEMSFVTHEDVMSMIDGLMKKLAKQFLNIDLQLPLPRMTWDEAMERFGHDAPDLRYGCELIDCTDLAAKCDFRVFKETAEQGKKLRGICAPGGGKLYSRKLIDELTEFVKQFEAKGLAWFRVEDDGKLFSPIAKNFTEAQLEEFKTRMQAKPGDIMFFVADTWAVSCKALHNLRKKIGVDLKLYDPKTMNFSWVVEFPMFEYDAEEKRWVSMHHPFTAPRPQDLHMLDSDPAKSRAVAYDLVINGSEAGGGTIRIHDWQVQQKVFGLLGIDEETAKNRFGFLLEALQFGAPPHGGIALGIDRVVMLFGALDSIREVIAFPKTQKAADLMTEAPNLVDNKQLRELGIKLASADKP, from the coding sequence TTGCTTCGGACACACACTTGCGGCGAGCTGCGATCGACTCATGTTGGTGAAGTCGTTTCCTTGTGCGGATGGGTCGACAAATCGCGCGATCACGGTGGCACCCTCTTTATCGACCTGCGCGATCGCTACGGCAAAACACAAGTCGTGTTCGAGCCCGATGCTGGTGCCGAACTCTATGCCGAAGCTTCCAAGCTGCGTGGCGAAGATGTGATTAAGGTCACTGGCAAAGTGATCGTTCGTCCCGAAGGTACTCGCAACGCCAAGCTCTCGACTGGCGATGTCGAACTGCAAGTCACCGCGCTCGAGCTGCTGAACAAGTGCAACAACGCGCCGTTTTCGCCAAGTCAGCAAGACCTTCCGGGCGAGGACTTGCGACTGAAGTATCGCTACCTCGATCTGCGTCGCAGCGAGATGCAAAAGACACTCGTGCTGCGCTCGTCGATCATCAAAGCGATGCGCGACTATTTCGAAGAAAATCAGTTCATCGACGTCGAGACACCGATTCTCGGCCGTAGCACGCCTGAAGGGGCTCGCGACTATCTTGTTCCCAGCCGCGTGCATAACGGCTCGTTCTACGCCCTGCCGCAATCGCCTCAGCTATACAAGCAAATTCTGATGGTCGCGGGCTACGATCGCTACGTGCAAGTCGCGCGCTGTTTTCGCGACGAAGACCTGCGAGCTGATCGTCAACCTGAGTTCACCCAGCTCGACCTCGAGATGTCGTTCGTCACCCACGAAGATGTGATGTCGATGATCGATGGGCTGATGAAAAAGCTCGCCAAGCAATTCCTCAATATCGATCTGCAACTCCCTTTGCCACGCATGACGTGGGACGAAGCGATGGAGCGTTTTGGTCACGATGCGCCCGACCTTCGCTATGGCTGCGAACTGATCGACTGCACCGATTTGGCCGCGAAATGCGACTTCCGCGTTTTCAAAGAAACAGCCGAGCAAGGTAAGAAACTGCGCGGCATTTGTGCCCCTGGTGGCGGCAAACTCTACAGTCGCAAACTGATCGACGAACTCACTGAATTCGTTAAGCAATTTGAGGCGAAGGGGCTCGCTTGGTTCCGCGTGGAAGACGACGGCAAACTCTTCTCACCAATCGCCAAGAACTTCACCGAAGCACAGCTCGAAGAATTCAAAACACGGATGCAGGCTAAGCCCGGAGACATCATGTTCTTCGTCGCCGACACCTGGGCCGTGTCGTGCAAAGCGCTGCACAACTTGCGCAAGAAGATTGGCGTCGATCTGAAGCTTTACGATCCCAAAACGATGAACTTCTCGTGGGTCGTCGAGTTCCCGATGTTCGAATACGACGCCGAAGAAAAGCGTTGGGTGAGCATGCATCACCCCTTCACCGCGCCTCGTCCACAAGACTTGCACATGCTCGACAGCGATCCTGCAAAGTCGCGCGCCGTGGCTTACGACCTCGTGATTAACGGCAGCGAAGCGGGCGGTGGAACGATTCGTATCCACGACTGGCAAGTGCAGCAAAAGGTGTTCGGCCTCTTAGGCATCGACGAAGAGACCGCCAAGAATCGCTTTGGCTTTTTGCTCGAAGCACTACAGTTCGGCGCGCCACCGCATGGTGGTATTGCGCTCGGTATCGATCGCGTCGTGATGCTGTTCGGAGCACTCGATAGCATTCGCGAAGTGATCGCCTTCCCGAAGACGCAAAAAGCTGCCGACCTGATGACCGAAGCCCCCAACTTGGTCGACAACAAACAGCTTCGCGAACTGGGAATCAAACTCGCTTCGGCGGATAAGCCCTAG
- a CDS encoding DUF1254 domain-containing protein produces MATRLMQRFVLSLLAGISLLTATTLCGAEPASDVTINNAVEAYIYGYPLITMEMTRRVMTNSATIEGTRGPMGRFISLKQYPNAEFRDVTAPNADTLYSSAWLDLSKEPYVLTIPDESDRYFLMPMLSGWTDVFAVPGKRTTGTGPQTYAITGPNWKGELPTGMKQLQSPTSIVWILGRTYCTGTPEDYEAVHAIQSKYSIVPLSAYGKAYTPPAGAVDPAVDMKTPVRNQVNALDINAYFDLLAKLLKDNLPTAADAPMVAKLTELGIVAGEKFDASKIDPALAKSLSEVPKLAQAKIMGHFKSAGTEKNGWVFTTGTGRYGTDYLQRALITAIGLGANLPQDAVYPTSEVDSTGKPYDGTQNYVMHFPKGQTPPAKGFWSLTMYDAEYFFVKNPLNRYTLSPRDELKYNADGSLDLYIQNQSPGKDKESNWLPTPAGKFILMMRLYWPQETAPSIIDGTWVPPAVNIVK; encoded by the coding sequence ATGGCCACCCGTCTCATGCAGCGTTTTGTGCTCTCCCTTCTTGCTGGCATTTCACTGCTCACAGCAACCACCTTGTGCGGTGCTGAACCCGCCAGCGACGTAACCATTAACAATGCGGTGGAAGCCTATATTTATGGCTATCCGCTCATCACGATGGAGATGACTCGCCGCGTGATGACCAACAGCGCGACCATCGAGGGGACACGCGGGCCGATGGGGCGATTCATTAGCTTAAAACAATATCCCAACGCCGAGTTTCGCGATGTCACCGCCCCCAATGCCGACACCCTCTATTCGTCAGCTTGGCTCGATCTCAGCAAAGAGCCCTATGTCCTCACTATTCCCGATGAGTCGGACCGCTACTTCCTGATGCCGATGCTTTCAGGCTGGACCGATGTGTTCGCTGTCCCTGGCAAACGAACGACTGGCACCGGCCCCCAAACCTATGCCATCACCGGCCCAAACTGGAAAGGCGAGCTACCGACAGGGATGAAGCAGCTCCAATCCCCCACCAGCATTGTTTGGATACTGGGACGCACCTACTGCACTGGCACCCCCGAAGATTATGAGGCTGTGCACGCAATTCAGTCCAAGTATTCCATCGTGCCGCTGAGTGCCTATGGCAAAGCCTATACGCCACCTGCTGGCGCTGTGGACCCAGCAGTGGATATGAAGACACCGGTTCGCAACCAAGTGAATGCCCTCGATATTAACGCCTATTTCGACCTACTCGCAAAACTCCTGAAAGACAACCTACCTACTGCCGCCGACGCGCCGATGGTGGCCAAGCTAACCGAACTGGGAATCGTTGCTGGCGAAAAATTCGACGCGAGCAAAATCGATCCTGCGCTCGCCAAGTCCTTGAGCGAAGTCCCCAAACTCGCGCAAGCGAAAATCATGGGACATTTCAAATCAGCAGGCACGGAGAAGAATGGCTGGGTTTTTACGACTGGCACCGGACGTTATGGCACCGACTACTTGCAGCGCGCTTTAATAACAGCGATTGGACTTGGCGCCAACCTTCCGCAAGATGCTGTGTACCCCACGTCGGAGGTCGATAGCACAGGAAAGCCTTACGATGGCACCCAAAACTATGTGATGCACTTTCCTAAGGGACAAACGCCACCAGCAAAGGGATTCTGGTCTCTGACGATGTACGACGCCGAGTACTTTTTTGTCAAGAATCCGCTGAACCGCTACACTCTCAGCCCGCGCGATGAGCTGAAGTATAACGCCGATGGATCACTCGATCTCTACATCCAGAACCAATCTCCCGGCAAGGACAAAGAATCGAATTGGCTCCCCACACCAGCTGGCAAATTCATTCTCATGATGCGTCTCTACTGGCCCCAAGAAACAGCCCCCTCGATCATCGACGGCACCTGGGTTCCACCAGCTGTGAACATCGTGAAATAA
- a CDS encoding M20/M25/M40 family metallo-hydrolase: MLQSPATTTPEPDLSRATKLVVELMAIPGKSGEELTVAEFVKAKLLAAGASADTIRTDNANQKSVLKGNVGNLIMKLPGTVKGPRRMLTSHMDTVPLCVGCEPVIEGKIVKSANPSTALGADNRGGVAATLVAAIELLEKKLPHPPLTFCWFIQEEIGLHGARHLQQSLLGKPAMCFNWDGGAPDKLTVGATSGYRMDIKVHGIASHAGVAPEKGVSAIAIAAMAIADLARGGWHGLIKKGKFSGTSNVGVISGGDATNVVTDEVHVRAEARSHSPKFREKIIKEITKAFQKAAKELKSSEGRRGSVEIEGRLDYETFRLDPEHACVKLAEKACLEVGRSPIRAISNGGLDANWLNAHGIPTVTLGCGQVNVHTVKEQLDLPGFHDACRIALKLATV; encoded by the coding sequence ATGCTGCAATCTCCTGCTACCACGACGCCCGAGCCCGATCTTTCCCGTGCCACGAAGCTGGTTGTCGAGCTGATGGCGATCCCCGGCAAGAGTGGCGAAGAGCTCACCGTAGCCGAGTTTGTGAAGGCGAAACTGCTCGCCGCCGGCGCGTCGGCCGACACGATTCGGACCGATAATGCGAACCAAAAATCGGTCCTCAAAGGGAACGTCGGCAATCTAATCATGAAGCTGCCCGGCACCGTAAAGGGCCCGCGGCGGATGCTCACATCGCACATGGATACGGTGCCGCTGTGCGTGGGGTGTGAGCCGGTGATCGAAGGCAAAATCGTCAAATCGGCCAACCCGTCAACGGCCCTCGGAGCCGACAATCGTGGTGGCGTAGCTGCAACGCTGGTGGCCGCGATCGAACTGCTCGAAAAGAAGTTGCCGCATCCGCCCCTCACGTTTTGCTGGTTCATTCAAGAGGAAATCGGCCTGCACGGCGCGCGGCATTTGCAGCAGAGTTTGCTCGGTAAGCCTGCGATGTGCTTTAACTGGGACGGCGGTGCGCCCGACAAGCTGACTGTCGGCGCAACCAGCGGCTATCGCATGGATATCAAAGTGCACGGCATCGCCAGCCACGCGGGGGTTGCACCCGAGAAGGGTGTGAGCGCGATCGCGATTGCAGCGATGGCGATTGCCGATCTGGCTCGCGGAGGCTGGCACGGGCTCATCAAAAAAGGAAAGTTCAGCGGCACTAGCAACGTGGGTGTGATCAGCGGCGGCGACGCGACGAATGTGGTGACCGACGAAGTGCACGTGCGGGCTGAGGCACGCAGTCACTCGCCGAAATTTCGCGAGAAGATCATCAAGGAGATCACCAAGGCGTTTCAGAAAGCGGCTAAGGAGCTCAAGAGCAGCGAAGGACGCCGCGGCAGCGTAGAGATCGAAGGGCGGCTCGACTACGAAACGTTCCGCCTCGACCCGGAGCACGCCTGCGTCAAACTGGCGGAAAAAGCGTGTCTGGAAGTGGGGCGATCGCCCATCCGCGCGATCAGCAACGGCGGCCTCGACGCCAACTGGCTCAACGCCCACGGCATTCCCACGGTCACGCTAGGCTGTGGCCAAGTGAACGTCCACACCGTCAAAGAACAACTCGACCTTCCCGGCTTCCACGACGCCTGCCGCATCGCGCTGAAGTTGGCAACTGTTTAG
- a CDS encoding radical SAM protein — MYLRMLGRLITETDKRLLWKLMWNFGAKGVRSVQKHKARLARGEFFPPFLYISVINSCNLRCQGCWVDVAAKQSKIEVEAISKLIGEAKAMGNSFFGILGGEPFMHPEVLEIFARHHDCYFQVFTNGQFITDEVARKLRECGNVTPLISVEGNEIVSDVRRGRDDVYSKTMQGLQNCLKHRVMTGVCTSLCQSNFDLLSEKWLDRLIEMGVFYTWFHIYRPVGPDCNADLALTPEQQLECRKFVVEMRTKKPIVIVDAYYDGEGRALCPAVTGFTHHVSPWGDIEPCPIIQFSKESIYDERPMKEVFQNSEFLRDFREITAQHTRGCVVLERPDLLKLIIDKHQAHDTTARKNAMAELEAMEIRPSQYNPGEEIPEKSWAYRLAKYFFFNDYGTYGKHFDASKWVETRKPQNPPEQQLLKIGG; from the coding sequence ATGTATTTGCGGATGCTCGGGCGACTGATCACCGAAACCGATAAGCGGCTCCTCTGGAAGTTGATGTGGAACTTCGGCGCCAAAGGGGTCCGGAGCGTGCAAAAGCACAAAGCTCGCCTCGCGCGCGGCGAGTTCTTTCCACCCTTCCTCTACATCTCGGTCATCAACAGCTGCAACCTTCGCTGCCAAGGGTGCTGGGTCGACGTTGCCGCGAAGCAGTCGAAAATCGAGGTCGAAGCCATCAGTAAACTGATCGGCGAAGCCAAAGCGATGGGGAACTCGTTCTTCGGTATCTTGGGGGGCGAGCCCTTCATGCATCCCGAGGTGCTGGAGATCTTCGCGCGACATCACGACTGCTACTTCCAAGTCTTCACGAACGGCCAGTTCATCACCGATGAAGTCGCACGCAAGCTGCGCGAGTGTGGCAACGTAACGCCGCTGATCAGCGTCGAGGGGAACGAGATTGTCAGCGACGTCCGGCGCGGTCGCGATGATGTTTACAGCAAGACGATGCAGGGGCTGCAGAACTGCCTGAAGCATCGCGTGATGACCGGCGTTTGCACCAGTCTCTGCCAATCGAACTTCGATCTGCTGAGCGAAAAATGGCTCGATCGCTTGATCGAAATGGGTGTGTTCTATACCTGGTTTCACATCTACCGGCCGGTCGGTCCCGACTGCAACGCCGATCTTGCACTCACTCCCGAGCAGCAGTTGGAGTGCCGCAAGTTCGTGGTCGAGATGCGGACGAAAAAGCCGATCGTGATTGTCGATGCCTACTACGATGGCGAAGGTCGCGCGCTCTGTCCCGCAGTCACAGGTTTCACGCACCATGTGAGTCCGTGGGGTGACATCGAGCCTTGTCCGATCATTCAGTTCTCGAAGGAATCGATTTACGACGAGCGGCCGATGAAGGAAGTCTTTCAAAACAGCGAGTTCTTGCGCGACTTCCGCGAGATCACCGCGCAGCACACGCGAGGCTGTGTGGTGCTCGAACGCCCAGATCTACTCAAGCTGATCATCGACAAGCACCAGGCCCACGACACCACCGCTCGCAAAAACGCGATGGCGGAACTCGAGGCAATGGAGATTCGCCCGTCGCAGTACAACCCCGGCGAAGAGATCCCCGAGAAATCGTGGGCCTATCGTTTGGCGAAGTATTTCTTCTTCAACGACTACGGAACCTACGGCAAGCACTTCGACGCCTCGAAGTGGGTCGAAACCCGCAAGCCGCAGAACCCACCGGAACAGCAGCTGCTGAAGATCGGGGGCTGA
- the gap gene encoding type I glyceraldehyde-3-phosphate dehydrogenase, whose amino-acid sequence MAVKVAINGFGRIGRLTFRVMASRPSEFEVVAINDLTSTDMLANLLKYDSAQGRFDGTVTSDKDNLYVNGKTVRVLKETDPNKLPWGEMGVDIVIESTGRFTNRSKDGKPGYDSHVTAGAKKVVLSAPAKDKPDLTCVIGVNHNLVTADMKYISNASCTTNCLAPVAKVLEESFGIESGLMTTVHAYTNDQRVQDLAHEDAYRARAAAVNIIPSTTGAAKAVGEVLPSLKGKLTGFSLRVPVPTGSVVDLTANLKKEVTAAELNAAMKAASEKSLADGGLAGILGYCEDPIVSSDIIQDSRSSIFVPDWTCVLGDKGKFVKVMSWYDNEWGYSCRTADLVAMLAKML is encoded by the coding sequence GTGGCTGTGAAAGTGGCAATCAATGGTTTCGGCCGTATCGGTCGTTTGACGTTTCGCGTAATGGCCAGCCGCCCGAGCGAGTTCGAAGTCGTTGCCATCAACGACCTGACGAGCACCGACATGCTCGCCAACCTTCTGAAGTACGATAGCGCTCAAGGTCGCTTCGACGGCACCGTGACGAGCGATAAAGACAACCTCTACGTCAACGGCAAAACCGTTCGCGTTCTGAAGGAAACCGATCCGAACAAACTCCCATGGGGCGAAATGGGCGTTGATATCGTGATCGAAAGCACCGGCCGCTTCACCAACCGCTCGAAGGATGGCAAGCCAGGTTACGACTCGCACGTCACCGCTGGTGCCAAGAAGGTTGTGCTGTCGGCTCCTGCCAAAGACAAGCCCGACCTCACCTGCGTGATCGGTGTGAACCACAACCTGGTCACGGCCGACATGAAGTACATTTCGAATGCCAGCTGCACCACCAACTGCTTGGCTCCTGTGGCCAAGGTGCTGGAAGAATCGTTCGGCATCGAATCGGGTCTGATGACCACGGTTCACGCCTACACCAACGATCAGCGCGTGCAGGACCTCGCACACGAAGATGCCTACCGCGCTCGCGCCGCTGCTGTGAACATCATCCCCAGCACCACCGGTGCCGCTAAAGCTGTGGGTGAAGTCCTCCCATCGCTCAAGGGGAAGCTCACCGGCTTTTCGCTCCGCGTTCCAGTCCCAACTGGCAGTGTGGTCGACCTTACCGCCAATCTGAAGAAGGAAGTCACCGCCGCTGAGCTCAACGCTGCGATGAAGGCTGCTTCGGAAAAGTCGCTGGCCGATGGTGGTCTCGCTGGCATCCTGGGCTACTGTGAAGATCCGATTGTATCGAGCGACATCATCCAAGACTCGCGCAGCTCGATCTTTGTTCCCGACTGGACCTGCGTCCTCGGCGACAAAGGCAAGTTCGTGAAGGTCATGTCGTGGTACGACAACGAATGGGGCTACAGCTGCCGCACCGCTGACCTCGTCGCCATGCTCGCCAAGATGCTCTAA